The DNA sequence TTGCAGCATGAATGCTGTTAAGCCTCACTTACATCATCGGTAATCTTGGCAGGAGAAAAGTAAATTAGTATGTGTAAATTTTTTGCACCAGGCATCACAGATATACAAGTGTCTTTCTGTAATAGAGTTCTGtcatctttttcctctttcctgAAATGAAGGATATATGTAAGAAAGTATTTGTGCTTGTATTATCATATTTTCTCCTTCTGGAGGCTCGATAATAATGCATAcatataaatgaaataaatgCTCTATTGCATGCTAGGTTAAAGAGGCAAGAATCCATCTTACCATATGCAGCAgcctaaaattcaatttttgtgAATAGAACTTCTCAAGCCCATCATGAGGCGGCTCTCGTATCTTTGTAGCTGATCTGCATAATTTTTCCTGGAATTTCTTCTTCCTTAACATGAAATGGTTTCATTGACGGGAAAACGAATTTCTTTCATCAATAACTTGCAAAGAAAAGATGCTAAAAAAGGCGAGGATGGATTGTACTCGGAAAATTTCAAgattgaaaaatgaaatgatCCCAACTTGTGCAGCTACAGATGATTTCCTGCATAATGCCTGTtgaacatcattacatatcttATACTACAATATCTAATTAAACGTATTAGGTTCTCAATTAGTAATTTATAATAGATTAAAGAGTCTTATATAACCTCTTCTATTGTCCAAATGCAGAGTTGGATAATTTAGAATGGAAGATCCAATGTCATCCTGGGGAGTGCATACTTGGTGAAGGGCACATGGCCACCATCCCATTATTCTAACCGAATCCCAGAACTTCTACTTATTTTAATCCAGTCAACCATTGAGTTAACTAGAATATAAtgaaaatgaaagttttaagAACTATTTTGCTTAAATTTATTTCCTATGCAAGACTAACCCCATTTACTTGTAGTTAGTTTGCTTAAACTTTCAAGTTCACACTCCTCTTCATTAGCAATCCAAGATGCATACACAATTCTATTTTCAGAAACTCATACATGCTTGCTCTCCAAACTAAAGGGTCAAGCATGGATCCCCTTGAAACCCAAGAACTAACTGAGAAGACAGTTCTCAATGATCCCTCCTTGCAATCTTTACCCATCTCAAAACAAAATGGACATCACCCATCGGATCAAACAGAAACAAAAAGTAATAGTCTTTTGTCGATCTTCCTGGAACCATTTCAATGGCTACAAATGCTTTCTTCCCGGCTAAACCCAACCTTCATTTTTGGGGTAGTTCTCGTTTATGGCATTAGCCAAGGCTTCTCTGGATCTTTCTTCAAGGTGGTCACTGATTATTATTGGAAAGACGTCCAAAAAGTCCAGCCATCTGTGGTGCAACTATATATAGGCTTATACTACATTCCGTGGATCATGAAACCAGTTTGGGGTCTCTTCACTGATGTTTTTCCTGTTTGGGGCTACAAAAGAAGGCCGTACTTTGTAGTAGCTGGGGTTCTTGGATGTATATCGGCATTGATGGTGGCTCTCCTGGGGAAGTTGCCGGCTGCGGTGGCGTTGAGTTGCTTGATAGGTGTTACTGCAGGGGTTGCTATAGCAGATGTGACCATTGATGCTTGCATTGCTAGAAATAGCATTGAGATGAGATCATTGGCCCCAGATATGCAAAGTCTTTGTGGTTTTTGCTCCTCTGTTGGGGCTCTGGTCGGGTACTTGTCCAGTGGCTTTTTCGTTCATCATCTTGGACCTCAGGTGAGTTTCACTATGTTTCGTTGATTTctagttcttcttcttcttcatttcttgatccctcttcctcttctgacttttttttttctttttctatttattcACTTTCTTTAATTGCAGATGGCATTGGTTCTCTTGGCAATCCCACCTGTCTTGTTGATATTACTGGGCTTTGTGATTTATGAAGTGAGATCTACCAGCTTCCGATCTGAGAAGAAGAAGGTAAGAATCTTTTTCCtgttcttttttctttaaattattttattagatacCATGACAAGTGGTTTGTCACTCTACTCTTTTAATTGAGGTAAAGTGTTTGCAATGGCTCTATCCTTAGTACACTGACTCACTGCGAATAAGATTTAGCTTTAGTCCAGTGAGATGAACCAAATCCGTTTGGTATTATATAGGCAGTGGAAGATTTAGGAGTAGCAGTGAAGGGCATGTGCAGGACAATCAAATTCAATCAAGTTTGGAGGCCATCTCTGTACATGTATCTATCTTTAGCTCTCAGTATAAGTACCCATGAAGGCCAGTTCTATTGGTACACAGATCCTAAAGCTGGTCCTGCATTCTCACAGGTTCACACTGTTTCCAATACAAAAATATGAATTCCCCTCTTTTTGGATACTTGATAATTCTGTGGTGCAAGATTCTGAATCCCATATAAAAGTTCATTTTGCTGTTTTCAGGAGTTTGTTGGGATAGTCTATGCAATTGGTGCAATGGCCTCCATAGTTGGAGTTGTAATATATCAGAAGGCTTTAAAAAACTACCCATTTAGAAACCTAATCTTTGCTGCCCAACTTCTGTATGGATTGTCTGGAATGCTGGACATCATCTTCATCCTGAGATGGAATCTAGTCCTTGGAATCCCAGATTCCTTCTTTGTTATTTCTGAGGAATGTGTGTCTCGAATTGTAAGCAGAGTGAGATGGATGCCAATGATTGTATTAAGCACTCGGCTATGCCCTCTAGGCATTGAAGGGACCTTTTTTGCATTGCTAATGTGCATTGACAGCCTTGGAAGCTTGTCTTCCAAATGGGGGGGAGGAATTGTTCTTCATTTGTTAAATGTTACAAGGACTGACTTCAGAAACTTGTGGTTAGTCATCCTTATAAGAAATGTTCTGAGGCTTGGGACTCTGAGTTTAATTTTTCTTATCCCTAAGGCTGATCAAATGGATGATTTCATTCCAGCTGATATTTTGGGGATAAATTTGGCTGCAAATTCTGTAGATGACGATGGTGATGATGGCTTGCAGCTAGTACCTGTAAATGAAAGAAATGATAATGAAGAAGTCTAAGACCAGTTaattatatcttttaaaatCGAGTATTATAGATCAAAAATAAACTTGCTCTGTTATCAAATATTAGAATAAATGTTTCGACACTATCTTTTAAGATTGAAGGTTACATCTCACTAGaaacactttattttttattgaaatcaaTTTTGCGTAGAATGGAGAATATCTGtaattacttatttttaaaaaaattaaatataccgagtcaatataattttttaatgtataaaagttttttttttaaatcacaaACATTAAtgggcaatttttttttttgaataagaAAACTTGGAATATTATAAACATAGTTATGTTTGAAGTAgtaaattttgtttaattttttcttaattatatccTTAACTAATATtgttctattaaaatttaaagaatctAATTTTagagttaataaattttactttttcattttatattaaataaagccACACTAATAGATAAACTACTATTGAAAAATTAAGTAGCCAGTAATTTGAGACATATAGAAACTgaaatagtaaattatttttctcattattaaattatatcaaaattaatatatatatttatatttattgctgattttttaaaaataatatttcatttctctatttaacaaaaaaaataagttattactTTTATATGTTAAAGCGTTAATATTTTTCACGTGTACTAAAATTATCactatttttatgaattaaataattttcataaaaaatacctTACAATACATACATACAagctttgattttgaaaaatatttacgaaagatattttatttatttattcttttacaTTATTGTCAATTTTGGGTAAAATACTATATGCAATTTGTaatttatt is a window from the Manihot esculenta cultivar AM560-2 chromosome 16, M.esculenta_v8, whole genome shotgun sequence genome containing:
- the LOC110603703 gene encoding probable folate-biopterin transporter 6, translated to MLALQTKGSSMDPLETQELTEKTVLNDPSLQSLPISKQNGHHPSDQTETKSNSLLSIFLEPFQWLQMLSSRLNPTFIFGVVLVYGISQGFSGSFFKVVTDYYWKDVQKVQPSVVQLYIGLYYIPWIMKPVWGLFTDVFPVWGYKRRPYFVVAGVLGCISALMVALLGKLPAAVALSCLIGVTAGVAIADVTIDACIARNSIEMRSLAPDMQSLCGFCSSVGALVGYLSSGFFVHHLGPQMALVLLAIPPVLLILLGFVIYEVRSTSFRSEKKKAVEDLGVAVKGMCRTIKFNQVWRPSLYMYLSLALSISTHEGQFYWYTDPKAGPAFSQEFVGIVYAIGAMASIVGVVIYQKALKNYPFRNLIFAAQLLYGLSGMLDIIFILRWNLVLGIPDSFFVISEECVSRIVSRVRWMPMIVLSTRLCPLGIEGTFFALLMCIDSLGSLSSKWGGGIVLHLLNVTRTDFRNLWLVILIRNVLRLGTLSLIFLIPKADQMDDFIPADILGINLAANSVDDDGDDGLQLVPVNERNDNEEV